The bacterium genome includes the window CAGTTGAAGACTACTCAAAATATTCTTACTTGGCTTATGGCGAACAATGGCGATAGGCTCACACTTCCGTCAAGTGACATACTTAAGGAGATAAGGAAAACCTCTCTAGAAACGATTCAAAAAAAATACCCTGATGCCGGTATTAAAGAAATAAATAATGCGACTAAAGACTAACTCCCCGGATCACCGTTTGCCATTTGACACCTCGGGCATTGTTCATCTTGAAAAAGGGGATGTTGATGAATTCACAAGTGGTAAATACAGTTCGTATTAATGTCGATTCTTTAGTAGGGAATCTGCAGGTTAATTTACAGCATTTATTTGATCTTGTACATTTTAGTAATGTCGCCAGTTCATCCGCTCAAGAAGCAGAATATAATGCTTCTTCCTTTTTTCAATGTTTTATGCCTGCACAAAACCAGAGATTAGGCTTTGCAGAAGTCAAAGCGAAATTTGCCCAATGGTGTATGATAACAAGTTTTGAAGATGCGATTAATTATATACATCATCTTCTCGATGAAGCGTTCACAGTGTGTGAAATATTGAAATCTCGTCAAGTCGATAGTTTGAGTACAAGATTATTTATGCGGATACTTAACAAATTAAGACCAGATTTTCATACTTTCGGCTTGCCCAAAAAGTTAGAGCGTTTAAGAGATGGGTACGGGGTTAATTCTGCAATGGAAGAACATATCTTGAGTTTTAATAGGGTGAGGAACTGCCTCGTGCATCGCCTAGGAATTGTAGGCGCTCAAGATGTTCGGGCAGGCAGCACTTTAGTTGCTAAATTTAGACAAATGCAATTCGTTGCAACAAATCCCACTCAAGATCAAGAAATAATAATAGATGGTCCTATCACACTTTATGATGGATGGACCATTGGAGTGAGATTCATTGATGACCAAAAAGAATTCCGACTCGGCGAACGTATTATTTTTACAGAAAAGGAACATTTCTCGGCAATATTTACATTTTTTTTGTTTGGGCAAACGTTGAGGAATTCAATCTGTAACATATTTCAAAACCATCAGACGGAGCAAGTTTAGGAAAAATGATATCGCGGAATTCCGGGGACACGAGACTTAATTAACCAGCAATTACCCCATGCTATTATCCACATTGGCGTTGAGTGCCGCGTGACGGAGAGGGGCGGGATGTCCTTGCCTGAGCGACTTTGGAGGCGTCTACGGAGCGGAGCGTATGAGGAAGCGAAATCTTCCATTGCTTCTAAGGTTTAAGGGCTGACAAGCGGAAGACACTTAAACCGAAAAGAAGCAAAAAAGATTTCGCGACGAGTAGCGGAGCGAAGTGCCGGGGAGCGAAGGAAGGATATCCCGACCCTCTCCGTCTGCATAACCCCATCGTGCGAACGGAGCTCCCGCCACATCATACGCCTTCAGGCGCAGCCCACTGCCCAGAATCGCTGCACCAGTGCTGCGAATCGCTGCAGCCCACTCAATCCTCAATCTTCTAACTAGTTGATAACAAACGATGAGGGCGTGCGCCGATCTCGGCACGATCATTGCTATACCTATATCCCGGATCATCTTGAGGAATTACCAATAGTGGTAACAAACCGTTTGCTTTACCAAATAAGGTAATATACAATATGTTCGATGAAGCGGCACAGTGGTTCATTGTGGAGCACAAGACGAGGGCAACAAGGGTCGTCGAGAGGGCGCCCAGACAGGTGCAGGAAAAATATGAGTTCTGGAAGGAACTGATGCAGTGTCAAGGGCCCGAGGCGGTCCGAAAACTTCCCGGGTTCCGCGATCATCCCCTCAAGGGCTGGTGGCGAAGCTGCAGATCGTCGTCTCTGAATGATCAGTATCGGGTGATGTACCGTATCGATGTCGAGAATGCGACGATCCACGTGGAGAAGATAGGGCCACATAATTATTGAGCGGAGGGCGCGATGGCGCGGTCAAAATCAGATTATATACCTGCAAAGCAACTGGTGCGCCTTGCAGCAGGGGACATCGTACGGATCGCCTGTGAAATGCTGGGGATTACCCAGGCCGAGCTTGCGCGTAAAGCCGGAATGCATGCCCCACACCTGAGCGACATCATAAGCGGCAAGAGAAAGATCGGCAGGGCCGTCGCCGTGCGCCTGGCAAACGTACTGCAAATACCGCCCGAGCATATCCTTTTTGTCGGTCATACGCCGCGCGATGGAGCCGACGTCGAAGCACTCTACAGTAAAATGGAATCGTCGTTCGCAAGGCGCAACGGTTTCCTCCGCGATGCACTCAAGACGTTGAAGGAGGCCCAGAGTCAAAAGGACAAGGAATGCATCGCCGCCATGAAGCATGCGATGCACTTTATCAGTCTGGCGATAGAGGCCAATCCCACAGGAGAGCTCTCTTCTTTCATCCGGGACAGAAAAGAAAACACCGAAAGGCGCGCCTCAAGGATAAAAAAATAATCTTTGGTCATTGGGATTTGGAATTTGGCGCTTGATTCAAAGTAAACGTGTACTCGTGCCGCTTCTTCGCCTTTGCCGCAGGATCTGACTGCTTGTCGGGCGCCACGCCCCACACCGAATAGACGATCTTGTTCCCCTGCGTCGCGAACCTCCAGAAGTAGCGGCTGTCCGCGTCCGCGTCGCATTTGCCGTCCTTGCAGTCTATGTAGTAGCCCTCCACGCCCTTTCGCACCTCGAGCGTTGCGCCGTACTCCTTGGCCTTCTTCCCGTCTTTATAATATTCTTTCTGCACGATCCTGTTCCCGGTGAGCTCCCACTCCTCGCTCAGGCCGGCCCCCGGCGAAGAGAGCTTGAGCACGCACATCTCACCCGATTTCGTCACTGCGAGAGTTGCCGGGAAACCCGAGAGCTCCTTTGTCACGGACCAGGTCTTCCCCGAATAGGCTCCCGGAGTGCATTCCCATGCCGAGGCGATCGAAGAGACGAAGGAAATCACCGTCGCAAGCGCCGCCACGATCAAAAGTCTTTTTGCGTTCATCGGACCTCTCCTCAGCGCTCATCCTTGTTTGGAAGCGAGCCCATCGTGAACTCGTCGCGCAGCACGCCCTCTTTGTCCACCACCTTCGCGCGTATGAGCGTGTCGTCGATGTTCACCAGTATGAAGTGGTGGAAACCGTGATACAGAGGCGAGCCTGCGCCGGCGCCGATGACATAGCGCACCCCGTCCTTGTCCATCCGTCTGTAGCCGTGCTCGTGGCCGTGAAACACGATCTCGACCTTCTTCTCCACGAAGAGGCGGTGGAGTTCGTCCCTCTCCGCAGGATGGCGGTCGAGCGACTCCTTCTCGTGGAACGCGCCCTTCCACATGAAGAGCGGGTGGTGGACGAACACGAACTGGTGCTCGTATTTCCCCGGGTCGAGCGTCCTTCTGAGCCAGCCGAGCTGCTCCCCTGTTATCATCCTGTCGCTCTTCGGCTCGACGCTGTCGAGCACCACGAAGAGATCGTCTCCCACGGTGAAGCTGTAGTGAGTCTCCAGGCCGGGCAGATCCACATGCTTGCGCCAGAACTCCTCGCTCCTCTCATCCTCTATGTCGTGATTTCCCGGAACAAGATAAAATGGGACCTCTATGGGCGCCGACAACTTGAGGAAGTTGTTCCAATGATCCTCGTTTCGCATCTTGGGGAGTATGTCCCCGCCGAACACCACGAAGTCGGGGTTCCTCTTGACCAAAGCATTCACGATCTTCGAATAGACTCGGTCGCCGGAACGGCTGTCGCTTATGAATACAAAGCTGTACTTCTCGCCCAGAGAAAGCCTCGCAGGGGCCGACCCCGCAGCCCAGGCTTGCACCGAGACCATGACGATTGCGATGACGGCGAATACGGCTGCACTGCCCTTCATAGCCCCTCCTCCGCAACCCTTATCAGATGCCGAAAGTCGTTGCAAAGGACATAGTCCGTGCTAATTTCCCCTCCAAGTTACGAAAGGGGGAGCTCATATGCGCATGAAATCTTTGACAGCGGTGGTGATAGCGCTGGCCCTGGCAACCGCATTCTCGTGCACGATGAGAAAAGGGGAGCTGGGAACCGAGAAAAATCCGGTCAGGTTCTATTTCATGCCCCTCAAGGGCGAGGAGGCGTTCAAGGCCGCCGCCCCGGTCATCGAGAAGTACCTCACCGAGCATACCGGCCTTGTCGTCCGCGCTGAGGATTCCGACGATTTCATCACCATCATCAAGGCGCTGGGCCAGAAAAAAGCGGACATGGCCTTCATGAACACCCTGGGCTACGTACTCGCGCACGACTGGACCAAAGCGGAGGCGGAGCTCAAGTACCTCTACGGCGACGTCTACAGCACCTACAGGGGCGAGATCCTCGCCCGCGTCGATGGCGGCATCGAGTCCGTCTCCGACCTGAACGGGAAGAGCATAGCCTTTGCCGACGCATACTCCGCAGGGGGCTACATCTACCCCATGAAGCTCCTCAAGGACAACGGCGTCGCCCCGGGCAAGATCGTCTTTGCGAAGGGCCACAAGAACGCGGTCCAGATGCTCTACGACGGCAAGGTGGACGCGGCCGCGACATATCACACGCAGCCCTCTTCCGCCGGCCTCATGCGCGACTCGAGGACCGAGATCGCGAAGGAGCACCCGGACGTGATCTCCAAAATAAAGATAGTCGCGCTCACGGACGAGATACCCAACGGCCCGATCGCCACGCGCAACGGGCTTCCGCCGGAGATCAGGCAAAAGCTCACCGCGGCGCTCAAGGACTTCGCGCGCACGCCCGAGGGCAGGAAGACCCTCTTCGAACTGTACAACATGACCGGCTTCACCGCTTCGGAGGACTCGGATTACGACGGAGTCCGCAAGGCGCTGGATGAGCTAGGGAAGAGCGTGCAGGAAGTGGTGCCTGGCGGGATCTCGTTCTACAAGACCTATATCGTGCCTGGGTTGGAATAAAAATTCTTTCGCGGAGGATAAATGCC containing:
- a CDS encoding type II toxin-antitoxin system mRNA interferase toxin, RelE/StbE family codes for the protein MFDEAAQWFIVEHKTRATRVVERAPRQVQEKYEFWKELMQCQGPEAVRKLPGFRDHPLKGWWRSCRSSSLNDQYRVMYRIDVENATIHVEKIGPHNY
- a CDS encoding helix-turn-helix transcriptional regulator → MARSKSDYIPAKQLVRLAAGDIVRIACEMLGITQAELARKAGMHAPHLSDIISGKRKIGRAVAVRLANVLQIPPEHILFVGHTPRDGADVEALYSKMESSFARRNGFLRDALKTLKEAQSQKDKECIAAMKHAMHFISLAIEANPTGELSSFIRDRKENTERRASRIKK
- a CDS encoding metallophosphoesterase, giving the protein MKGSAAVFAVIAIVMVSVQAWAAGSAPARLSLGEKYSFVFISDSRSGDRVYSKIVNALVKRNPDFVVFGGDILPKMRNEDHWNNFLKLSAPIEVPFYLVPGNHDIEDERSEEFWRKHVDLPGLETHYSFTVGDDLFVVLDSVEPKSDRMITGEQLGWLRRTLDPGKYEHQFVFVHHPLFMWKGAFHEKESLDRHPAERDELHRLFVEKKVEIVFHGHEHGYRRMDKDGVRYVIGAGAGSPLYHGFHHFILVNIDDTLIRAKVVDKEGVLRDEFTMGSLPNKDER
- a CDS encoding phosphate/phosphite/phosphonate ABC transporter substrate-binding protein, encoding MRMKSLTAVVIALALATAFSCTMRKGELGTEKNPVRFYFMPLKGEEAFKAAAPVIEKYLTEHTGLVVRAEDSDDFITIIKALGQKKADMAFMNTLGYVLAHDWTKAEAELKYLYGDVYSTYRGEILARVDGGIESVSDLNGKSIAFADAYSAGGYIYPMKLLKDNGVAPGKIVFAKGHKNAVQMLYDGKVDAAATYHTQPSSAGLMRDSRTEIAKEHPDVISKIKIVALTDEIPNGPIATRNGLPPEIRQKLTAALKDFARTPEGRKTLFELYNMTGFTASEDSDYDGVRKALDELGKSVQEVVPGGISFYKTYIVPGLE